In the genome of Raphanus sativus cultivar WK10039 chromosome 4, ASM80110v3, whole genome shotgun sequence, one region contains:
- the LOC108832060 gene encoding CDPK-related kinase 7, with protein sequence MGLCHGKPIEHQSKQSLQITNNNEEEEAPKKTPLNLFSPLPSSLFKTSSSSPSVTPTPLRIFKRPFPPPSPAKHIRAFLARRRHGSSTKPDQASIPEGSSSECEVGLDKAFGFSKQFGSYYEIDGEVGRGHFGFTCSAKGKKGCLKGHDVAVKVIPKSKMTTAIAIEDVRREVKILKALTGHKNLVQFYDAFEDDENVYIVMELLKGGELLDKILQRGGKYSEEDAKKVMVQILSVVAYCHLQGVVHRDLKPENFLFTTKDESSPLKAIDFGLSDYVRPDERLNDIVGSAYYVAPEVLHRTYGTEADMWSIGVIAYILLCGSRPFWARSESGIFRAVLKTEPNFQEAPWPSLSPDVVDFVRLLLNKDYRKRLTAAQALCHPWLAGSHELKIPSDMIIYKLVKLYIMSSSLRKSALSALAKTLTVPQLSYLREQFNLLGPSKNGYISMQNYKTAIMKSSTKATKDSRVLDFVDMISCLQYKKLDFEEFCASALSVYQLEAMETWEQHARRAYELFEKDGNRVIMIEELASELGLGPSVPVHVVLQDWIRHSDGKLSFLGFVRLLHGVSSRTLQKA encoded by the exons ATGGGTCTCTGTCACGGGAAACCCATCGAGCACCAATCAAAACAGAGCCTCCAAATCACCAACAACAACGAGGAGGAGGAAGCACCTAAGAAGACTCCTCTCAATCTGTTTAGTCCATTACCTAGCAGCCTCTTCaaaacctcctcctcctcaccTAGCGTGACCCCCACGCCACTCCGCATCTTCAAGCGACCTTTCCCACCTCCCTCCCCCGCCAAGCACATACGCGCTTTCCTCGCGCGTCGTCGTCACGGCTCCTCCACCAAGCCTGACCAAGCTTCCATCCCTGAAGGTAGTAGTAGTGAGTGTGAGGTGGGACTCGACAAGGCTTTTGGGTTCTCCAAGCAGTTTGGTTCCTACTACGAGATTGATGGTGAGGTGGGTCGTGGTCATTTTGGGTTTACTTGCTCTGCTAAGGGCAAGAAAGGTTGCTTGAAAGGTCATGATGTTGCTGTCAAAGTCATTCCTAAATCAAAG ATGACTACGGCAATTGCAATTGAGGATGTTAGAAGAGAAGTGAAGATATTGAAGGCTTTGACTGGTCACAAGAACCTAGTCCAGTTCTATGACGCCTTTGAAGATGATGAGAATGTTTACATTGTCATGGA GTTATTGAAAGGAGGTGAACTCTTGGACAAAATACTTCAAAG GGGAGGCAAATACTCAGAAGAAGATGCTAAGAAAGTAATGGTTCAGATTCTTAGTGTAGTGGCATACTGTCATCTTCAAGGTGTGGTTCACCGTGACCTCAAACCTGAG AATTTTCTCTTCACTACAAAGGACGAGAGTTCTCCTCTGAAAGCCATTGATTTTGGTCTCTCCGACTATGTCAGACCAG ATGAGAGGTTGAATGACATAGTAGGAAGTGCTTATTACGTGGCTCCTGAAGTTCTACACCGTACATATGGAACTGAAGCAGATATGTGGAGCATTGGAGTGATTGCTTATATACTTCTCTGTGGTAGCAGACCCTTTTGGGCCCGTTCTGAATCTGGAATCTTCAGAGCTGTTCTTAAAACAGAACCCAATTTCCAAGAAGCTCCTTGGCCATCTCTTTCACCTGACGTCGTAGATTTCGTGAGACTTTTGCTGAACAAAGATTACCGTAAGAGATTAACCGCTGCACAGGCTTTGT GTCATCCGTGGCTGGCTGGTTCACATGAACTAAAGATACCATCTGATATGATCATTTACAAGCttgtaaaactatacattatGTCCTCTTCTTTGAGGAAGTCTGCTTTATCG GCTCTTGCCAAAACATTAACTGTGCCGCAGCTGAGTTACCTCCGTGAGCAATTTAATCTGTTGGGACCAAGCAAAAACGGATATATCTCAATGCAGAACTACAAAACA GCGATCATGAAGAGTTCGACAAAGGCCACAAAGGATTCAAGAGTCTTGGATTTTGTAGACATG ATTAGTTGTCTCCAGTACAAGAAACTAGACTTTGAAGAGTTTTGCGCTTCGGCTTTAAGTGTTTATCAGCTAGAAGCGATGGAGACTTGGGAGCAACACGCACGCCGTGCTTATGAGTTGTTTGAGAAGGATGGAAACAGAGTTATCATGATCGAGGAACTTGCATCG GAACTTGGTCTTGGTCCATCAGTCCCAGTTCATGTTGTTCTTCAGGATTGGATAAGACATTCTGATGGGAAGCTAAGTTTCTTGGGTTTTGTCAGACTCTTACACGGTGTGTCCTCTCGGACATTGCAGAAAGCGTAG
- the LOC130511958 gene encoding sigma factor binding protein 1, chloroplastic-like, producing the protein MKSSSSSSSSWRFLTTTSLDQRNTSSVTPKQMKKTASRNKPIKVRYISNPMRVKTCASKFRELVQELTGQDAVDLELEPEFSPSAVSDHSPSPPPPENLAPYVLHQEPFDDLVAGHYEPLDGDQMFLSQMSGGFSGYLSNEFYNVNDYFGRIGSM; encoded by the coding sequence AtgaagtcatcatcatcatcatcatcatcatggagGTTTCTCACCACCACAAGCCTAGACCAGAGAAACACATCTTCGGTTACACCAAAGCAAATGAAAAAGACGGCTTCAAGGAACAAACCTATCAAAGTCCGTTACATATCTAACCCCATGAGAGTCAAAACTTGTGCGTCCAAGTTTAGAGAACTCGTACAAGAACTCACCGGCCAAGACGCCGTCGATCTTGAGCTTGAGCCCGAGTTTTCCCCTTCCGCTGTATCCGACCACAGCCCTTCTCCGCCACCGCCGGAGAATCTTGCGCCATATGTTCTTCATCAGGAGCCGTTCGATGATCTGGTGGCTGGACATTATGAGCCGTTGGATGGTGACCAGATGTTTTTGTCGCAGATGTCGGGAGGTTTTTCTGGATATTTGTCGAATGAGTTTTATAATGTGAATGACTACTTTGGAAGAATCGGATCTATGTGA
- the LOC108832059 gene encoding sigma factor binding protein 1, chloroplastic-like — MKSSSSSWTFHTTTSLDQRNPSPVSRKTPKQMKKTASRNKPIKVRYISNPMRVKTCASKFRELVQELTGQDAVDLGLEPEFSPSAVSDHSPSPPPPENLAPCVLHQEPFDDLVAGYYEPLDGDEKFLSGGFSGFFSNEFYNVDDFGRIDSI; from the coding sequence ATGaagtcatcatcatcgtcatggACGTTTCACACCACCACAAGCTTAGACCAGAGAAACCCATCTCCAGTTTCAAGAAAAACACCAAAGCAAATGAAGAAGACGGCTTCAAGGAACAAACCCATCAAAGTGCGTTACATATCGAACCCCATGAGAGTCAAAACTTGTGCCTCCAAGTTTAGGGAGCTCGTACAAGAACTCACCGGCCAAGACGCCGTCGATCTTGGGCTGGAGCCCGAGTTTTCCCCTTCCGCTGTATCCGACCACAGCCCTTCTCCGCCACCGCCGGAGAATCTTGCGCCATGTGTTCTTCATCAGGAGCCGTTCGATGATCTGGTGGCTGGATACTATGAGCCATTGGATGGGGATGAGAAGTTTTTGTCCGGAGGTTTTTCTGGATTTTTCTCGAATGAGTTTTACAATGTGGATGACTTTGGAAGAATCGATTCTATATGA
- the LOC108832061 gene encoding uncharacterized protein LOC108832061 translates to MDPALSPPSETAAVTSGVATGENGIAVDPFLVEALQNPRHRLTILRMELDVQRFLQSPEQQQFEFQRFPTSYLRLAAHRVANHYGLATSVQEMGVDGSENVILVTKTSSPAASRFPSVVRLSDIPAAAKQQSENVKFEHMKVSIKTRPSKGSGYEGGEVEKRRGPLRSVEERKEDYDRARARIFNGLTGFTGDESESETQVYERRDDSQASKSLSVRETGPTSRVAILRDSEKDRFDPDYDRNYKRYIRSLPVNQSFNVPPPFNMMQQPYYQMGFTGYNHTPAASLSFGPPASGAIMSPYGTTVVHQPSTDAMYMQWPMMYAHSYEQLRNASLQAQFCQQPLSFEYMQNR, encoded by the exons ATGGACCCAGCTCTCTCACCGCCGTCGGAAACCGCCGCTGTAACCAGCGGTGTTGCTACGGGAGAGAACGGAATTGCAGTAGATCCTTTTCTCGTCGAGGCTTTGCAGAACCCTCGCCATCGTCTCACCA TATTGCGGATGGAGCTTGATGTTCAGCGCTTCTTACAGAGCCCTGAGCAGCAGCAGTTCGAGTTCCAGCGGTTTCCTACTTCCTATCTCCGCCTTGCAGCTCACCGCGTTGCTAACCACTACGGACTAGCTACATCGGTTCAAGAAATGGGTGTTGATGGCAGCGAGAACGTAATCCTCGTGACCAAAACTTCGTCGCCGGCGGCGAGCAGGTTTCCTTCTGTTGTTAGGCTGTCTGATATCCCCGCCGCGGCTAAGCAGCAGTCAGAGAATGTTAAGTTCGAGCACATGAAAGTTTCAATCAAGACTCGGCCTTCTAAAGGGTCTGGATACGAAGGTGGGGAAGTGGAGAAGAGACGTGGTCCTCTCAGGAGTGTGGAAGAGAGGAAAGAAGACTATGACAGGGCTCGAGCAAGGATATTCAATGGTCTCACGGGCTTCACTGGTGATGAATCTGAATCTGAAACTCAGGTTTATGAGAGGAGAGATGACAGTCAGGCATCTAAGAGCTTAAGCGTGAGGGAGACCGGTCCAACATCTCGTGTTGCGATTCTTAGAGACAGTGAGAAAGATCGTTTTGATCCTGATTATGACCGCAACTACAAAAG GTACATTAGGAGCCTTCCGGTTAATCAGAGTTTCAATGTACCACCACCCTTCAACATGATGCAGCAACCATACTACCAAATGGGATTTACCGGATACAACCACACTCCTGCTGCTTCTCTCAGCTTTGGACCACCTGCAAGCGGCGCTATCATGAGTCCTTATGGCACTACAGTTGTACACCAGCCTTCAACGGATGCAATGTATATGCAGTGGCCTATGATGTATGCTCATTCATATGAGCAGCTCAGAAATGCCTCTCTTCAG GCACAGTTCTGTCAGCAACCCTTGAGCTTCGAGTACATGCAGAACCGCTAG